In Helicobacter pylori Shi112, the genomic window CCGCAGTCGCGCAAGTGGGGAGAACGCTCGTTAATGGCTTACTTAAATTCATTCCTGTTGCGGGGAGTATTGTGGGGAGTGTTGCAGGGGGCGCAACCGCTGCGACTATCACAGAAGGCATTGGGTTTGCTTATTTGAAAGTGCTAGAAAAGTGCTTTAACGATGAGACGGGCGAAGTGGAATTGCCTGCAATGGATACGATAAAATCTCTCTTTAAGGAGAGTTATCTCAGTTTGGATACTATCAAAAAATTAAAACCATAAGATTAGGGGTTATGAAAAACGCATGGCATTAGACAAAAGAATCTGGATGCATTTTGATTTCTTGCCTTTTGTGTTTGTCATCCCCTTGCTTGTGGTTTCTTTTTTATTGATTTTTGAGAGCAGTGCGGTTTTAAGTTTAAAGCAAGGGGTTTATTATGCGATAGGGTTTCTTCTCTTTTGGATCGTGTTTTTTATCCCTTTTAGGAAGCTTGATCGGTGGCTCTTTGTGTTTTATTGGGCATGCGTTATTTTATTAGCGTTAGTGGATTTTATGGGATCGAGCAAGCTTGGGGCGCAGCGATGGCTAGTCATTCCCTTTACCTCTATCACCTTACAGCCTAGCGAACCCGTGAAAATCGCTATCCTTCTATTATTGGCGCATTTGATTAAAATAAACCCACCCCCTTTTAAGGGCTATGATTGGGGCATGTTTTTAAAGCTTAGTTTTTACATTTGCTTACCGGCGGCTTTGATTTTAAAACAGCCTGATTTAGGCACGGCTCTTATTGTGTTAATCATGGGTTTTGGGATTTTATTGATCGTGGGTTTAAGGACTAGGGTGTGGCTCCCTCTTTTTATCGCTCTTTTAGTGGCTTCGCCTATCGCTTATCACTTTTTGCACGATTACCAAAAAAAGCGCATCGCAGACTTCCTTTCTGAAAAGCCTAGTTACCATGTCATGCAATCCATTATCGCTATAGGATCGGGCGGGTTTTTAGGCAAATCTAAAGAAGCCTGCACGCAAACCAAATTCAAATTCTTGCCTATCGCAACGAGCGATTTTATCTTCGCTTACTTCGTGGAGCGTTTTGGGTTTTTAGGGGCTATGTTGCTTTTTGCAATTTATATAGGCTTGAGTTTGCATTTATTTTTTTACATGTTTGAGAGCAACAGCGATTGGTTTTTAAAGATTGTAGCCCTTGGGATTTCTATTTTAATCTTTGTTTATTCCAGCGTGAATATCGCCATGACTTTAGGGTTAGCCCCTGTGGTGGGGATTCCCTTGCCCTTATTCAGCTATGGAGGGAGCAGTTTTATCACTTTTATGATCCTATTTGGGATCTTAGAAAACCTGCTTGCTTTTCGCTATATTTTTGGATACAATAGCAAACCATCCTTTGGGAATTTTGGATTCTTAGCTCAGCTGGTCAGAGCACTCGGCTCATAACCGATTGGTCGTAGGTTCAAGTCCTACAGAATCCACCACTCCCCCCTTTTTTAAGTGAAAAGCGATTGGACGCTTTCGTTATGATAAATCCTTCTGATCACTTCCGCAAATAAGGGCGCTACGCTTAAAGTGGTGATTTTATCGCATTTTTGAACTAAAGGGATAGAGTTAGTTGCCACCACTTCATCTAACGCGCTTTCTTTAATGCGCTTGATCGCATTCCCGCTCAAAACCGCATGCGTGCCTAACGCCATGACAGAAGTTGCCCCTTGTTCTTTTAAGGCTAAAGCGGCTTTACAGATCGTGCCTGCGGTATCAATCATGTCATCCACTAAAATCACATCGCGCTCCTTTGCTGAGCCGATAATATTCATCACTTCGCTTTCATTAGCTTTTTCACGGCGCTTATCCACGATGATTAAATCTAAGCCCATTTGATTAGCAAAATACCTGGCTCTTGTAACCCCACCCACATCAGGGCTAGCGATCACAGGGTTTTTTAACGCTTTAGAGCGGATATAATCTCTAAAGACGATAGATCCGTATAAATTATCCACCGGCACATCAAAAAAGCCTTGGATTTGCCCGGCATGCAAATCCATCGTAATGATCCTTTCAATCCCCACTTCTTGCATCAAATTAGCGACCATTTTAGCCGTGATAGGCACTCTTGGAGCCGCTTTTCTGTCCTGTCTGGCATAGCCAAAATACGGCAACACCGCTGTGATAGAATTGGCTGAACTGCGCCTTAAAGCATCTACCATGACTAACAATTCCATTAAATTGTCATTAACCGGCACGCAAGTGGGCTGGATAATAAAAATATCCTTACCGCGCACCGATTCGCTGATTTGGATATTGATTTCGCCATCGCTGAATTTGCCTATCACCGCTTTGGATAAGGGAATGCCTAAATGCTTTGACACTTCTTTGCCAAATGCAGGGTGAGCGCTCCCTGAAAAAATCTTAAAACCACGCATCTTTGTCTTAAACCCACGCGCCTTCATCGTTTACACTCCCTAAAATGAATTAAAATCAATTGTAGCGCACCCAAACTAAAAGCGTTTGTTTTCAACCAAGCTCCTTTTCTAATAAGTTTTTTAAGGTAAGATAGGTTTCATTTAAATCAATCCCGCACACCCTAGTTTGAGCGATAACGCTTATAAAATTGCTATCGCCTAAAAACCTAGGCACTAAATGCATGTGCAAATGCTCAGGGATTCCTGCTCCAGCGTTTCTGTGCAAATTCAAACCTAAA contains:
- a CDS encoding FtsW/RodA/SpoVE family cell cycle protein — translated: MALDKRIWMHFDFLPFVFVIPLLVVSFLLIFESSAVLSLKQGVYYAIGFLLFWIVFFIPFRKLDRWLFVFYWACVILLALVDFMGSSKLGAQRWLVIPFTSITLQPSEPVKIAILLLLAHLIKINPPPFKGYDWGMFLKLSFYICLPAALILKQPDLGTALIVLIMGFGILLIVGLRTRVWLPLFIALLVASPIAYHFLHDYQKKRIADFLSEKPSYHVMQSIIAIGSGGFLGKSKEACTQTKFKFLPIATSDFIFAYFVERFGFLGAMLLFAIYIGLSLHLFFYMFESNSDWFLKIVALGISILIFVYSSVNIAMTLGLAPVVGIPLPLFSYGGSSFITFMILFGILENLLAFRYIFGYNSKPSFGNFGFLAQLVRALGS
- a CDS encoding ribose-phosphate pyrophosphokinase, which translates into the protein MKARGFKTKMRGFKIFSGSAHPAFGKEVSKHLGIPLSKAVIGKFSDGEINIQISESVRGKDIFIIQPTCVPVNDNLMELLVMVDALRRSSANSITAVLPYFGYARQDRKAAPRVPITAKMVANLMQEVGIERIITMDLHAGQIQGFFDVPVDNLYGSIVFRDYIRSKALKNPVIASPDVGGVTRARYFANQMGLDLIIVDKRREKANESEVMNIIGSAKERDVILVDDMIDTAGTICKAALALKEQGATSVMALGTHAVLSGNAIKRIKESALDEVVATNSIPLVQKCDKITTLSVAPLFAEVIRRIYHNESVQSLFT